A region of Streptomyces paludis DNA encodes the following proteins:
- a CDS encoding GNAT family N-acetyltransferase, giving the protein MIVRSLGLPMALVDVDQALSGRWRVHEHEVDIVRVQDPPYAAWPRLREAGFHPKPQVIMWRAEVRDSEDTYLVTLSGKDRYDIRSAYRRAAEADLLIGTEPLTSALMEEFIELYEKQIAGMRHGWPVAVQQQADILDRADSFRAITVRSGTALVGACLNEDLPDRGEMRARFSAVTQGQRNGSLSRVLYWETMRQARVRGRRWATLGRDVNLYGHLGNAGLFSFKSRLGFTAVPGQSVEPGSGSHQADRVVGFTALSDPVLLLSYAAMEGEEAAVTAPLSGHLFSRGEVDLRPFRGAGLSALTLHRVPPRV; this is encoded by the coding sequence GTGATCGTCCGCTCCCTGGGGCTGCCGATGGCTCTCGTCGACGTGGACCAGGCACTGAGCGGACGCTGGCGGGTTCACGAACACGAGGTCGACATCGTAAGGGTGCAGGATCCGCCGTACGCGGCATGGCCACGGCTGAGGGAAGCGGGATTCCACCCCAAACCCCAGGTGATCATGTGGCGGGCAGAGGTGCGGGACTCCGAGGACACCTACCTCGTCACCCTCTCGGGCAAGGACCGCTACGACATCCGTTCCGCCTACCGGCGGGCGGCCGAGGCGGACTTGCTGATCGGTACGGAGCCGCTGACATCCGCGCTGATGGAGGAGTTCATCGAGCTGTACGAGAAGCAGATCGCCGGGATGCGGCACGGCTGGCCGGTCGCGGTCCAGCAACAAGCCGACATCCTCGACCGGGCCGACTCCTTCCGCGCGATCACCGTCCGGAGCGGAACGGCCCTGGTGGGAGCCTGCCTAAACGAGGATCTTCCGGACCGCGGCGAGATGCGGGCGCGCTTCTCGGCGGTGACGCAGGGACAGCGGAACGGCAGCCTCTCCCGGGTGCTCTACTGGGAGACGATGCGTCAGGCCAGGGTGCGGGGTAGGCGCTGGGCGACGCTCGGCCGGGACGTCAACCTCTACGGCCACCTCGGCAACGCGGGCCTGTTCAGCTTCAAGTCGAGGCTCGGCTTCACGGCTGTGCCCGGTCAGTCGGTCGAGCCGGGAAGCGGATCCCACCAGGCCGACCGCGTGGTCGGCTTCACCGCCCTGTCCGATCCCGTGCTGCTGCTCTCCTACGCGGCGATGGAGGGGGAGGAGGCTGCCGTCACGGCTCCCCTGTCGGGACACCTGTTCAGTAGAGGCGAAGTGGACCTCCGCCCGTTTCGCGGTGCCGGACTGTCGGCCCTGACACTGCACCGGGTCCCCCCGCGCGTCTGA